Within Treponema primitia ZAS-1, the genomic segment AAAGGCGTTTATTGGGGTGTGTTTGTTTGGGCTGGTAACTATTATAGTTAGTGGCCAGGAAGGTACAGTTACCCTGGATAAAGGTATAAAAGGCTCAATGCTTTACCTTGTTGAGCGTTTGGATCCTGATACAAAAGTAGCAGTATTGAATTTTAGTGCCGACCCGGCTGTATCGAATTATGTCATAGAAGAATTAACCGCCAACCTTGTCAATGGAGGTAATTTTATTGTAGTAGATAGAAGCGAGCTGGAATTATTACAGAGGGAGATGAATTTTCAACTCTCCGGTGAAGTGAGCGATGAATCAGCCCAGTCTATTGGCAAAAGACTCGGTGCACAAACTATTATATCGGGGTCTTTAAGCCCTCTCGGAAATAGGTGGCGCATGCGGATAAAGGCGCTCGAAGTTGAAACCGCGAAAATACAGGGCATACAAGCTTACACTATTAAAAGAGATACCGTGCTTTCCAGCCTTTTACAACCCAAAGTAGCAAAAAGACCAAAAACAACCGGCGAAAAAATCGGAACTGGCGCAGTCAATATAATTTTAGGGCTTGGCTCCTATCTTGAGGGCGACATCACAGGCGGCCTTACCTTGACGGCAGGCTATGCAGTTGCGGCAGGGCTATTTGTCATAGAGGCTACTGCATTGGATTGGGATAATCCTGCGGTCGGCGTTCCGGCGACAATTGGCATAACGGTGGCAGGAGCAACTATTGTCTATGGCATTGTCCGGCCCTTTATCTATAACCGGAACCCAAAGATAGCTACTCTG encodes:
- a CDS encoding CsgG/HfaB family protein, with product MRKAFIGVCLFGLVTIIVSGQEGTVTLDKGIKGSMLYLVERLDPDTKVAVLNFSADPAVSNYVIEELTANLVNGGNFIVVDRSELELLQREMNFQLSGEVSDESAQSIGKRLGAQTIISGSLSPLGNRWRMRIKALEVETAKIQGIQAYTIKRDTVLSSLLQPKVAKRPKTTGEKIGTGAVNIILGLGSYLEGDITGGLTLTAGYAVAAGLFVIEATALDWDNPAVGVPATIGITVAGATIVYGIVRPFIYNRNPKIATLLDNMHFDIAPVSVSAHDIFHGAGFRLGYTLRF